From Eriocheir sinensis breed Jianghai 21 chromosome 16, ASM2467909v1, whole genome shotgun sequence, a single genomic window includes:
- the LOC126999306 gene encoding WD repeat-containing protein 48-like isoform X1, giving the protein MNTSHRQNSTHSTRKKVQISFVIRDEVEKHHRSSVNSLQYDPHLQRLYSAGRDSIIRIWNCKNQREPYLQSMEHHTDWVNDIVLCCGGKNLISASADTTVKVWNAHKGFCMSTLRTHKDYVRALAYAKDREQVASAGLDKAIFLWDVKTLTELTASNNTVTTSSLNGNKDSIYSLAMNPPGTVIVSGSTEKQLRIWDPRTGNKLMKLKGHTDNVKALLVNRDGTQVISGSSDGTIKLWSLGQQCCTKTIMLHEEGVWALQANESFTTIYSGGRDKLIYKCETRAPDKGVLLCQESAPVLKMLLTPDNSGLFVATTNSAIKCWPLNNRLSHVDDYCENEEPRELRPVMTQPDWTIKGGSAIKNYAILNDKRHVLTRDTEENVVLWDILKAVKVEDLGKVDFDAEKQKRNKPIFVPSWFTVDLKTGMLTIHLAEKRDEVDCLSAWVSAKEAGFPTQDGLDVKLNYGELLLKALFEHWPRTISYEENKGGEGAEGGTVANQNGFTPKSGNDYFSIPPHTPVIISEIQGRTLYRLLCGDAGGDAEGVLLKEMVPLWVLDIVVEKTSPKPKNKVYFFLLPHASSGIKREKKDRLSANDFIQIRKVQEHVYEKVLGGGSDAGSTNNNNDNAETTSLAEEHVQLICNDKVLDPSMDLRTVQHFIWGNTSQDIVLFYRPLK; this is encoded by the exons ATGAACACCAGCCACAGACAGAACAGCACACATTCCACTCGGAAGAAGGTgcag ATATCCTTCGTGATCCGCGATGAGGTGGAGAAGCACCACCGATCATCCGTCAACTCCCTGCAGTATGACCCACACCTGCAGCGCCTCTACTCCGCTGGCCGCGATTCCATCATCCGGATATGGAACTGCAAGAACCAGCGCGAGCCATACCTTCAGTCCATGGAACACCACACCGACTGGGTCAACGATATCGTACTGTGCTGCGGCGGCAAGAACT tgATATCAGCGAGTGCAGACACCACAGTCAAAGTATGGAATGCCCACAAG GGTTTTTGTATGTCCACGCTGAGGACACACAAGGACTATGTGCGTGCCTTAGCCTACGCCAAGGACCGGGAGCAGGTAGCCTCGGCAGGGCTGGACAAGGCCATCTTCCTGTGGGATGTCAAGACGCTCACCGAACTCACCGCCAGCAATAACACCGTCACCA CGTCGTCCCTGAATGGCAACAAGGACTCCATCTACAGCCTGGCCATGAACCCTCCTGGCACTGTCATCGTTAGCGGCAGCACTGAGAAGCAGCTCAGGATCTGGGACCCTCGCACCGGCAACAAGCTTATGAAGCTCAAGG GCCACACAGACAATGTAAAGGCTCTACTCGTCAACCGGGACGGTACACAGGTGATCTCTGGGAGCTCTGACGGCACCATCAAGCTGTGGTCGCTGGGCCAGCAGTGCTGCACCAAGACCATCATGCTGCACGAGGAAGGGGTCTGGGCCCTGCAG GCCAACGAGAGCTTCACCACCATATACTCTGGTGGCCGGGACAAGCTGATCTACAAGTGTGAGACACGGGCGCCAGACAAAGGTGTGCTGCTGTGCCAGGAGTCGGCGCCGGTCCTCAAGATGCTGCTCACCCCGGACAACTCAGGTCTCTTTGTGGCCACCACTAATTCTGCCATCAAGTGCTGG CCATTGAACAACAGGCTGTCCCACGTAGACGATTACTGTGAGAACGAGGAGCCCCGTGAGCTGCGGCCGGTGATGACGCAGCCAGACTGGACCATCAAGGGCGGCTCGGCCATCAAGAACTACGCTATCCTCAACGACAAGCGCCACGTCCTGACCCGCGACACCGAGGAAAACGTGGTCTTGTGGGACATCCTCAAG GCAGTCaaagtggaggacctgggcaagGTGGACTTTGATgcagagaagcagaagagaaataaACCCATCTTTGTGCCTAGCTGGTTCACGGTGGACCTCAAGACAGGG ATGCTGACCATCCACTTGGCTGAGAAGAGGGATGAGGTGGACTGCTTGTCAGCCTGGGTGTCAGCCAAGGAGGCAGGCTTCCCCACTCAGGATGGCCTGGACGTCAAGT TGAATTATGGAGAGCTGCTGCTGAAGGCACTGTTTGAGCACTGGCCACGCACAATATCATACGAGGAGaacaaagggggggagggggctgagGGAGGCACCGTGGCCAACCAGAATGGCTTCACCCCCAAGTCCGGGAATGACTACTTCTCCATTCCACCACACACACCCGTCATCATcag TGAGATCCAGGGCCGCACACTGTACCGGCTGCTGTGTGGCGATGCGGGGGGCGACGCAGAGGGGGTGCTGCTCAAGGAGATGGTGCCGCTCTGGGTCCTGGACATCGTGGTGGAGAAGACATCACCCAAGCCCAAGAACAAggtctacttcttcctcctgccGCACGCCTCCTCTGGGATCAAGCGCGAGAAGAA GGACCGGCTGAGTGCAAATGACTTCATCCAGATCCGCAAGGTTCAGGAGCACGTGTACGAGAAGGTGTTGGGCGGCGGCAGTGACGCCGGATCGAcgaacaataacaatgataatgctGAGACCACATCCCTAGCGGAGGAGCACGTCCAGCTCATCTGCAATGATAAG GTGCTGGACCCGAGCATGGACCTGAGGACGGTCCAGCACTTTATCTGGGGCAACACCTCCCAAGACATAGTGTTATTCTACCGACCCCTGAAGTGA
- the LOC126999306 gene encoding WD repeat-containing protein 48-like isoform X2 codes for MNTSHRQNSTHSTRKKISFVIRDEVEKHHRSSVNSLQYDPHLQRLYSAGRDSIIRIWNCKNQREPYLQSMEHHTDWVNDIVLCCGGKNLISASADTTVKVWNAHKGFCMSTLRTHKDYVRALAYAKDREQVASAGLDKAIFLWDVKTLTELTASNNTVTTSSLNGNKDSIYSLAMNPPGTVIVSGSTEKQLRIWDPRTGNKLMKLKGHTDNVKALLVNRDGTQVISGSSDGTIKLWSLGQQCCTKTIMLHEEGVWALQANESFTTIYSGGRDKLIYKCETRAPDKGVLLCQESAPVLKMLLTPDNSGLFVATTNSAIKCWPLNNRLSHVDDYCENEEPRELRPVMTQPDWTIKGGSAIKNYAILNDKRHVLTRDTEENVVLWDILKAVKVEDLGKVDFDAEKQKRNKPIFVPSWFTVDLKTGMLTIHLAEKRDEVDCLSAWVSAKEAGFPTQDGLDVKLNYGELLLKALFEHWPRTISYEENKGGEGAEGGTVANQNGFTPKSGNDYFSIPPHTPVIISEIQGRTLYRLLCGDAGGDAEGVLLKEMVPLWVLDIVVEKTSPKPKNKVYFFLLPHASSGIKREKKDRLSANDFIQIRKVQEHVYEKVLGGGSDAGSTNNNNDNAETTSLAEEHVQLICNDKVLDPSMDLRTVQHFIWGNTSQDIVLFYRPLK; via the exons ATGAACACCAGCCACAGACAGAACAGCACACATTCCACTCGGAAGAAG ATATCCTTCGTGATCCGCGATGAGGTGGAGAAGCACCACCGATCATCCGTCAACTCCCTGCAGTATGACCCACACCTGCAGCGCCTCTACTCCGCTGGCCGCGATTCCATCATCCGGATATGGAACTGCAAGAACCAGCGCGAGCCATACCTTCAGTCCATGGAACACCACACCGACTGGGTCAACGATATCGTACTGTGCTGCGGCGGCAAGAACT tgATATCAGCGAGTGCAGACACCACAGTCAAAGTATGGAATGCCCACAAG GGTTTTTGTATGTCCACGCTGAGGACACACAAGGACTATGTGCGTGCCTTAGCCTACGCCAAGGACCGGGAGCAGGTAGCCTCGGCAGGGCTGGACAAGGCCATCTTCCTGTGGGATGTCAAGACGCTCACCGAACTCACCGCCAGCAATAACACCGTCACCA CGTCGTCCCTGAATGGCAACAAGGACTCCATCTACAGCCTGGCCATGAACCCTCCTGGCACTGTCATCGTTAGCGGCAGCACTGAGAAGCAGCTCAGGATCTGGGACCCTCGCACCGGCAACAAGCTTATGAAGCTCAAGG GCCACACAGACAATGTAAAGGCTCTACTCGTCAACCGGGACGGTACACAGGTGATCTCTGGGAGCTCTGACGGCACCATCAAGCTGTGGTCGCTGGGCCAGCAGTGCTGCACCAAGACCATCATGCTGCACGAGGAAGGGGTCTGGGCCCTGCAG GCCAACGAGAGCTTCACCACCATATACTCTGGTGGCCGGGACAAGCTGATCTACAAGTGTGAGACACGGGCGCCAGACAAAGGTGTGCTGCTGTGCCAGGAGTCGGCGCCGGTCCTCAAGATGCTGCTCACCCCGGACAACTCAGGTCTCTTTGTGGCCACCACTAATTCTGCCATCAAGTGCTGG CCATTGAACAACAGGCTGTCCCACGTAGACGATTACTGTGAGAACGAGGAGCCCCGTGAGCTGCGGCCGGTGATGACGCAGCCAGACTGGACCATCAAGGGCGGCTCGGCCATCAAGAACTACGCTATCCTCAACGACAAGCGCCACGTCCTGACCCGCGACACCGAGGAAAACGTGGTCTTGTGGGACATCCTCAAG GCAGTCaaagtggaggacctgggcaagGTGGACTTTGATgcagagaagcagaagagaaataaACCCATCTTTGTGCCTAGCTGGTTCACGGTGGACCTCAAGACAGGG ATGCTGACCATCCACTTGGCTGAGAAGAGGGATGAGGTGGACTGCTTGTCAGCCTGGGTGTCAGCCAAGGAGGCAGGCTTCCCCACTCAGGATGGCCTGGACGTCAAGT TGAATTATGGAGAGCTGCTGCTGAAGGCACTGTTTGAGCACTGGCCACGCACAATATCATACGAGGAGaacaaagggggggagggggctgagGGAGGCACCGTGGCCAACCAGAATGGCTTCACCCCCAAGTCCGGGAATGACTACTTCTCCATTCCACCACACACACCCGTCATCATcag TGAGATCCAGGGCCGCACACTGTACCGGCTGCTGTGTGGCGATGCGGGGGGCGACGCAGAGGGGGTGCTGCTCAAGGAGATGGTGCCGCTCTGGGTCCTGGACATCGTGGTGGAGAAGACATCACCCAAGCCCAAGAACAAggtctacttcttcctcctgccGCACGCCTCCTCTGGGATCAAGCGCGAGAAGAA GGACCGGCTGAGTGCAAATGACTTCATCCAGATCCGCAAGGTTCAGGAGCACGTGTACGAGAAGGTGTTGGGCGGCGGCAGTGACGCCGGATCGAcgaacaataacaatgataatgctGAGACCACATCCCTAGCGGAGGAGCACGTCCAGCTCATCTGCAATGATAAG GTGCTGGACCCGAGCATGGACCTGAGGACGGTCCAGCACTTTATCTGGGGCAACACCTCCCAAGACATAGTGTTATTCTACCGACCCCTGAAGTGA